The window ATGTTGCGCGCCGCCACTTCGTCTTCGTGCTTGCCGCCGCCGGGGCCGCTGATGCCCGCCCCGCCGCGCCGGCCCACGGCCGACGACCCGGCCCCATCCTTCAACCGGCGCACTTCCTCGCCGGTGCAAACCTCCGTGGCCTGCAATTCGCCCAGATGATAGGCATAGAAACGGCTGCTCACCCGGTCGATGACGATCACGCCGAAGTGGGCATAATGATCCAGTAGATGGGTTAGAGGTTTAACGTAGGGCCGGGCGCTCAGACGCACCCGATTGCGAAACGCCACGGGCGATTGGTAGGCCCGAAAGAACGCGCCGCCCCGGCCGCAAAACAGGGCCAGGCCGGGCTTGGTCCAATCGTAGCTATGGTCCAGGTAGCGCTCGATGGTTTGGGCCTCCTTCTCGTGCTGTGGTTGCACTTCCTTCAGGAGACCCCTGGCGGTCAACTTGATTGCCTCCACGGACTGCCGCGTGCTATCGGTGTCCAGATAGACGCTGACGACGCCTTCGCCGTTGCCCTCATACGTAACCAGCTCTTGCATGTGCTCCTGGCTAAACATAAAAACCTCCTACCTGCACTATTAGCAAAATGCCGGACAGCCAATCGGCCGCCGGTGCGGGATAGATTGCGCCTCCGGGCCGGCCCTAGGGCCGCTCGCCCAACGTCAGAGGCACTTCAATTTGCTCGCCGTCACGAATGACGGTCAGGGAAATCGTTTGGCCGACCACGGCATCGAATACGAGAAAGGCGATCAGGTCATCCGGCTCGGACATGGGCCGGCCGTCGACGGCGATAATGAAATCGCCGCCGGGCAGGGTGCCGAGGGTGTCATTGCGGCCGCTGGCCCGCAAGCCGGCCACCTCGGCCGGGCTGCCGGGTGTCGTGTCGGTGATGTAGATGCCGTTGGCCTGGGGTAAGCCTAATTCCTGTTGGGCGGCCAGATCGATGCTCGTCATACTCACGCCGATGTAGGGGTAGTGATAGACCCCCTCGGCGATGAGCGCCGGGGCCACGCGATGGACGGCGTTGACCGGGATCGAGAAGCCGACGCCGGAATTCGTGCCCGTGCTGGTGCTGATGGCGCTGTTGACGCCGATGACCTCGCCGGCCAGATTCAGCAGCGGCCCGCCGGAATTGCCGGGGTTGATGGCCGCGTCGGTCTGGATGACCTGCGGCAGCGAATAGCGCCCGCCCCCCTCGGCGATGCGGTCGGACGTCAGCGAGCGGCCCAGACCGCTGATAATGCCCAGCGACAGCGACCCCGTCTCGTCGAACGGGTTGCCGATGGCGACGGCGAACTGGCCGACCTGCACCCTGTTTGAGTCGCCCAGCGTCAGGGGCTGCACGCCGTCGGGCAGCGACTCGACGCGGATGACGGCCAGATCGCTATCGACATCGCTGCCGACGACCTCGGCCGCGCGGCGCTGGCCGTCGGCGAAGACCACCTCCAGCCCGCCCGAGCCCGTCACCACGTGGTTATTGGTCACGATATGGCCGCCGGCGTCGTAGACAAAGCCGCTGCCCGACCCGGCGGTGAAGCCCTGATCGTCGAGCACGAAGATGTGGACAACGGACGGGTTGACCCGCTCGTAGAGGGCGATCAGCGTCGCCTCCATGTCGGTGCTGACCGGCACGACGGCCACGCCGGAGCCATTGCCGGTTGTTTCCGGCAGTTGGGCCATGACCGTGGCGACGGCCTGATCGACCAACGCCTGTTGCGCGGCGGGGGCGACAGGCGTACTTTGCGGTTGGCCGAGGGAAACGGCCTGACAGGCCAGAGCGAATAACGCGAGAAGGACAAAGAACACGAGGAGGGGCGAACGGTGGAAGCGATACATTGGTAACTTTTGCGCTTGGAGACGAACGTGCATCTCGACGGATAATGCCTATTCTAATGAGGCCATTGCCCAATCGTCAAGTGACAGAGATCATAACTTAGCCGACTATCACCCATTTGCTAAGGGTTGGCGACGGGCCGGCGGCTCTATGCAAACGGCGCGACGCATCCCCGCCGGGGATACGCCGCGCCATCATAACTTGTCTACCTGCCGGCAGTGATCAATACAAGAACATCGGCTTGCCCAAAACGTGGCGCACCTTGGGCCGGTAGTTCTGCGCGTCGTACAGTTCATCGACGTCAACGCGCTTCAGGCCACTGGTGACCATGCTCATCGCCACGTGGGTATAGGAGCCGTCGCGCAGGGCCACCATACGCCCGCTGGAACCGCTGACGATGAGATCGACCGCCAGATGGGCATAGTTCGTGCCGACCATCAGGTCGAGCGCGTCCGGCGCGCCGGAGCGCATCAGATAGGCGATCTTCTGGGTGATGATGTTCTCGCCGGTCAGTTTCTTCAGCGCCTCGCCGGTGATGTCGCCGATGCCGCCCAGCTTCCGGTGGCCGTAGGCATCGGTCTCGCCGTACTCCACGACCATGCCGCCGACCATGTGGGCGCCCTCGCTGACGGTGACCATCGCATAATTGCTGGGGTTGGTCTTTTTGTCCTTCATCACCAACGCGGCCAAACGCTCCGGGTCGAACGGTACTTCGGAGATCAAGGCGCGGTCGACGCCGGCCAGGTAGGAGCTGATCAGGCTGGTCTCGCCGGAGTTGCGGCCAAACAGCTCGATGACGGCGATGCGCTCGTGGGAGCCGGCGCTGGTGCGCAACTGGTGGATGAACTGGACGCTGCGGGTGACGGCCGTACTGAAGCCGATGCAGTAGTCCGTGCCATAGACGTCGTTGTCCATCGTCTTGGGGATAGCCACCACCGGGAAGCCCTCGCGATGGAGCCGCTCGCCGTAGCTGAGCGTATCGTCGCCGCCGATGGGGATGAGGCGGTCGATTTTCAGGTGCTCCAGATTTTTGAGCACGTGGGGCGTAAAGTCGCGGGGCGTGCTATCGGCCGCTTCGGCTTCAGGGTGTTCCGGGTCTTTCAGGAAGTCGGGCACGGCGCCGGGCTTCACTTTGCTGGGGTTGGTGCGGCTGGTATGGAGGATCGTGCCGCCGGTACGGTCGATGGTGCGCACCGCGGCATTGTCCAGCGGCAGGATATATCTGTCTATGGTCGCCGGATCGTCGCGGTCAACCAGAAGCAGACCGCCCCAGCCGCGACGGATGCCTACCACTTCGTGGCCCGCGTCAACGGCGCGATTGACCACCGATTTGATACAGGGATTCAGGCCGGGCACGTCGCCGCCGCCTGTCAAAATACCGATTCTCATGATACTCAATCTCCTACATAAGATAGAACAAAATGGATTGTTACAAATGGTTCGTAGGCAGCAACTTTAGTTGCGTTCTTCGCAATTGGTTCGTAGTCAGCAACTTTAGTTGCGTTCTTCGCCACGACTCCTAGCGCTTGACGGCGCTAAAGCGCCTAACTACAAACGGCGAGTAGCCCTACCCGCGATGCCCCTCGCCATGCACAATCGGCCCCTGAGAGGCCAAGCTGCGGGCAATCGGCCGCAGATCCATCCACCACTGTTTGCGCGGCCGGCTATGGTCGTAATCCATCTGCCGCGGCGCTTCGTCCAGATTGGTGAATTTTAATTCGCCCTGCACCTGGCCGATACACACGCCGGCCGATTCCTGGCGGGCGATCTGCTCCTCCAGATAATCGACACAATTCACGGCCAGACGGGTGGCGAAGATGCGGTCGAAGGGGGACGGCGCGCCGCCCTGTTGCATGTGGCCCAGGATGGCCTGGCGCACGTCGAACAGGTCGCCGCCCTCTTCTTCGAAGAGCATCCGCATGAAGTTGGTGGTGTAGACCTCATTCGCCATCTCATTGCGGATGACGAGACCCAGCCGCTTGCCGTGCTGGAAGGCGTGGCGGAAATCCTCCACGTCCTGCACCAGATGGCGCATGGCGACGCCTTCTTCGTGCAGATAGACCCGCTCGGCCCCCGTCGCCAGCGCCCCCATCAGGGCCAGATAGCCGCAGTAGTAGCCCATCACCTCGACGATGAACGCCCGCTGCGAGGCCACGGCCGAATTCTTGATCTTGTCCACGGCCGAGATGATGCTGTTGAGCGCCGTATCGGCCCCCACGCTCAACTCGGTGCCCAGCAGGTTGTTGTTGATCGTCGCCGGCAAACAAACCATCGGGATATCGAAGGCCGGGTAATTGTTGCGTTGGCTGGACAACTCCAGGACCGATTGATAGCCCGACCAACCGCCGATCATCAGAATGCCGTCGATCTGGTGTTCCTCCAGCGTGCGGGCAATGGCGTACAGGTCGCGCCCCTTGGGTATGGTGCGGTTGGTACCCAGTTCGGAGCCGCCGCGCGTGGCCCAGCCGTTGACGTCCATCCAGTTCAGTTCGGCGATCTCGTTATTGATCAGGCCCCGGAAGGCGTTGCGGACACCCAGAATGATGTGGCCGCGGTCGATGCCGATACGGACGGCGGCGCGGGCGGCAGTGTTCATACCCGGCGCCGGGCCGCCACCGTGGAGAATCGCCAGCCGCAAGCGGCGCTGATCGGGCGCGGGCGGATGGGGCGAGGCGCGGACGAGCGTGCGCACAATGTCGAACGAGCGGCTGAACGAATTGCCGCGTAGCGCCAGCGCCTCCTCAAAGTTCTTGGCGGCCACGGCATCGGCCACAGCCCGGGTCTTTTCCAGGGCGACGTTGAGCGGCGTGCGGGTTATCTTGTTACCCTGCATACCGATGACCAGCGGCTGGCCGGCGGGGTCCATGGTGGTGATGGCTTCGACCGCCTCGGCCCCCAGCAGCGTGCTCAGATTGCGGTCGAAGGCGCTGGGCGAGCCACCGCGCTGGACGTGGCCCAGCACCGTGATGCGGGTGTCCTCGCCCAGCCTCTCTTCCAGCGCCTTTTTGACGTGCTCGCTAGTGATGGGTTTGCCGTTTTTGTCGCGCGCGCCCTCGGCCACGATGACCATGCTGTCGCGGCGGCCCATCTGGCGGCCCTTCTTCAGGGCCTCGCACATCTTCGATTCCCAATCTTCCACGTCGGGCGGCGACTCAGGGATCAGCACCCAGTCCGCGCCGGAGGCCATGGCGCTCATCAGGGCCAGATAGCCACAATGGCGGCCCATCACCTCGACGACAAAGCTGCGCTGGTGGCTGGCGGCGGTGCTGGAGATGGCGTCGGTAGCCTCGATAATCCGGTGCAGGGCCGTGTCCGCGCCGGTGGTGATGTCGCTGCCGAACATATCGTTGTCGATGGAGCCGATGATGCCGACGACGGCCAGCGATTTGCTGCGGCCGGCGCTTTTCTTGCTGACCTGGCCGGAGTCGACCAGTTCCTGCACCAGCCCTTCCCACTCGCGGCGCAACACGTCCGCGCCGCTCAGGCTGCCGTCGCCGCCGATGACCACTAGGCCCTCGATCTCGTGCAACAGTAGATTGCGCGTGGCCCGCAGCCGGCCGGCCCGCTCGCGAAACTCCTTGCAGCGCGCCGAGCCGATGATCGTGCCGCCGAGGTGGAGGATGCCGCCCACGTCGCTCCAGCGCATGGGCTTGATGCGGTCGCCGCCCTCCACCATGCCCGCATACCCCTCATAGATGGCGTAGATTTCCAGCCCGCGATTTAGCCCGGTGCGCACCACGGCCCGCAGAGCCGCATTCATACCGGGGGCGTCGCCGCCACTCGTTAATATTCCGATCCTTTTCATGGTATAAGTCCAATGTTAGCCGCCGGATGAGTGGCGGCCGGTCGCGGCGTGTTGTGCCCAGGCCGATTTGTTTTCGGTCAAGTTCATTACACAGCAGACCGCGTTTTGACTCTCAAGATTATTGGGCTATCAGCGTTCAGTGGTGTGGAAATTGCGACTCAATACTACAAGGATCGACGCGGGAGGCAACCTATTTACACAGATTTAACAAGGGCAAGAACGTAACTTTTCCAGTCCGTGTCGATGGGTTCCCGCCCGGCGACGGTGGGCGGCCAACCGACGTAGACCCAGGCGATCACGTCACGGCCGCCGGCGGTAACGATCACGCGCCGCTCGCGCCGGAAGAGCGGCCGGCCCCACGATGCCTGGCCGATGCCCTCCACGCGATCCAGCAGGGCCATGATCCCGTCGTAGCGTTCCGGTCGCAGCGTGATGAGCAATCCACGGGCCTCCCCATCCGGCGCGTCGATCAGCATGGGGAAGTAGCCCAGATCATACAGCCGCGCCCGCGGCAGGCGCGCCGTTTGCACGGCCGCCACCGCCCCACGCAGCAGCGGGTGATACCGCTCGCCCGGCAACAGCGTACCATAGATGAAGATGGGCAGTTGAACACCTGGCATACGGCGGTAGTCATCTCCCGGTCATTCGGCTAAAATCCGGTCAGAGCGTCCTCGTAGCTCAAAGGACAGAGCAATCGCCTCCTAAGCGATAGATCACGGTTCGACTCCGTGCGGGGACAAGATAATTAGGAATTACGAATTAGGAATTAGGAATTAAGAGCGCTCTTTATTCGTAATTCGTAATTCCTAATTCGTAATTTATAACGTGCTTTCCGGGTCGATGTCCACCACCCAGGGCCGGGGGATGGGCAGATCATCCAGCAGGCGATGGGGGTCGGGGGTGTGGACGACGATGTGCCAGCGGTAGCGGCCGTCGAGCCGGGTGAAGAAGGCCGGCGTCGGCCCCAGCACGTCGGTGGCGGCCAGCGACCGCTCGCGCACGGCCAGATTCAGCACGCGGGCCATGTCGCGGGCCATTTCCTCAGCCCGGTCGTTCACCGGATCGCTCACCAGCAGGCGCACGATACGCCGAAACGGCGGCAGCGCGCGCTGGGTGCGAAAGCGCATCTCGTCCAGATAGAACGCGGCGTAATCGTGCTCGGCCGCGGCCCGCACGGCGTAATGCTCCGGGTTGTAGGTCTGGATGATGACCCGCCCGCCCAGCAAGCCGCGCCCGGCCCGCCCCGCCACCTGGGCCAGCACCTGGAAGACGCGCTCGCCGGTGTTGTAGTCGGGCAAGCCCAGGGCGATGTCGGCCGAAATGACCCCGACCAGCGTCACAAACGGCAAGTCCAGCCCCTTGGCGATCATCTGCGTGCCCACCAGGATGTCGGACTCGCGATTGATGAACCCGGCCAGTAGCGCCTCGTGCGACCCCTCCTCGCCGGTGGTGTCGCGATCCCAGCGCACCAGCCGCGCCTCCGGCCAGCGCTCGCGCACCAACTCCTGTAGCCGCTCGGTGCCCAGCCCAAAGTAGCGGATGCGATCCGAGCCGCAATTAGGACAGACGTGGGGGTGAGGCTCACGCCGGGCGCACTGGTGGCAAACCAGCATCATTCGCGGCTGGTGGTAGGTCAGAGGGATGCCGCAGCGCGGGCAGTTCATCACGTGGCCGCAGTCGCGGCAATTGACGAAGGTCGCCGTGCCGCGCCGGTTCAGGAAGAGGATCGCTTGCTCGCCGCGGGCCAGTGTCTCGCTGACGGCCAACTCCAGCGCCCGGCTAAAGACGGAGCGGTTTCCCGCCCGCAACTCCTGGCGCATGTCGGTCACCTGAATGGGCGGCAGGGGGATGGTCAGGGCCTCGTCCAGGCGCATGATGTCGCCGCCGTCGCCGTCGCCGCCATCCGTCAACGGCTGGTAGCGACTGAGCACGTTGAGCCGCCCGGCCTGATCCTCGATACGCCGCCGGTGGCCCATGATGCGCTTGGGTAGTTCCAGCAACTGGTAGCGGCCGGAGCGCGCCCGGTGGTAGGTCACCACGTCGGGCGTGGCGCTGCCCAGGATGACCGCCGCGCCGGTGAAGGCTCCCAGGGCGATGGCCGCCTCGCGGGCGTGGTAGTAGGGCGGCGGCACGGGCGGCGTCTGCTTATAGCTGCTGTCGTGCTCTTCGTCCAGCACGATGACGCCCAGATTGGGCAGCGGCGCGAACAGGGCACTGCGCGGCCCGATAGCGATATCGAACAGTCCGGCGCGGGCGCGCCGCCAGGTGTCGTACCGTTCGCCGTCGCTGAGGGCGCTATGGAGCACGGCCACGCGGCCGGGAAAACGGGCGGCAAAGCGGCGCACCGTCTGCGGCGTCAGGGCGATCTCCGGCACGAGCATAATCGCCCGTTGGCCGCGGGCCAGGGCGTAGTCGATGGCCCGCATGTAGATTTCGGTCTTGCCGCTGCCGGTGACGCCGTGGAGCAGGAATGGGGTTGCGGCATCTAGCGGATCGACTTCATCGCCAGTGGTCGTGTCCGGCTCGTCGTCGTCGTCGAACGGCTCATCATCTTCGTCGTCGGCCTCGTCCTGGATCATGGCGACCTTGATGCGGCCCCAGACGCGGGCCTGATCGAGGGTCAACTCCGGCGGGTCGGCCGGGGCGAAGTCGCGGTCGGCCAGCGAGTCGCGCCAGACGTGTTCGTCGCCCAGCCGCACCAAATCCAGCGCGACCAGCTTACGCAGATGGTACAGCGTCGCCCCCGTAGTGGCATACACGTCGCTGAGAGCAACGGCCCGCGCTTCGTCGGCCAGATAATCGAGGATGCGGCCATATACCTCGGCCCGCCCCAGGCGCAGGATGTGACCCGTGACCCGCCGCGCCGGCACGGCCAGGCTGACCGTCGCCGGCTGGGCCTCGACGCGCACCAGCCCGGCGGCCAGCCAGCCCGGCAACAGTTCCGGTCGGGGCAGCGCGTCCGGAGCCAGCGGCAACCGCGGCCGGACGGCCAGCAGTTCCGGCGGGGCCTTGGCCCGCGAGATGGGCACGACGACTTCGGCCGCCGGGCTACGGGTGATCAGCCCCGCGGCGGCCAACGCGTCCAGGTGTTTGATCGTAGCTCCGGTGGCGTCCAGCACGTCGGCCTCGGCCGGTAGTGGGTCGGCCGCGTCGGCCAGGTAGGCCAGCACGGCCGCCGCCTTGGTGGCGCGGCCCAACCGGGGCGCGGCGGCGCGGATGCGGGCCGGCCCGGCGATCAGTTCGACGGTGCGCACCTGCTTCGGCCGCACCCGCGGCGGATCGAGCACCGAGGCGCGGCGCAGAATACCCCGGTTAGTCAGTTGGGTGGCCGCGGCCGTCCATTTCTTGTCCTTCAGGTGGCGAGCGATCTGGCGACCGCGTTGATCGCCCCGTTCGAGCAGCAAATCGACCAGACGCTGCTGTAGCTCGGTCAGCTTGCCCTCGCCGTCCCAGCGGGGATTGATATCGTAGATGCTATCGGCCCAGCGCGTCAGGCCGGGCGGCAGCAGCAGGCGGAAGCAGGCGTTGAGCGGGGCCATGTAGCGGCGGCTGAGCCAGCGGGCCAGCTCGATCTGCCACGGCCACAGCACCGGCTCGGGGTCGATGAGCGAGATGACCGGCTTGGTCTCTTCGACCGGGGCGCTGTCGGCGAAACCGACGATGATGCCCTGGGCCAGGCGGCGGCCGAACTCCACTTCGACCAGGTGGCCGATGGCTAACGCCGGTCGTAAGTCGGCCGGGATGTGGTAGTGATAGGCGTCGGAGAGGGGCGTCTCCACGTTGACGACGACTTCGGCAAAGCGGCCGGTTTCCATGATCTGAATTGTACCTCAGCCGTCAAATTAGACCATGTGTTCTATTATTGGTGAGATGCGCCTTGTGGACAAAAAAACAGGCAACCGCTCCTGTAGCGGTTGCCTGTATCACACGAGCCGCGAAACAATGAATAGCCGCGCGCTCTTACCTGGGTGATGGCAGCGTGGCAATATCCACGCCGGTGCGCACGTATTGGGCAAAGACCCAGCCCGTCGTCCCGCCGATGAGGTTGACCCCCACCCACTGGCGGTCGCCACTGACGAAGCCGGTCATGGGAACCGTGGCGCATGGCTCCAGTTGCGTCAGCGCCGGGAACTGCGTGCCAGGGCCTTGGCGCACGTTGAGACGTACAGAGGCGGTGACCTGCGCCTGCAATCCGGTGGGGGCGACGTTGCAATTACCAGGGTTGGCCGGTAGCGTGACCGCACCGCCGAGCGGGATGAGATCGACCTGTAAGAAGGCCGGGCCGTAGCTGTCGTAGAACTCCACGACGACGTTGGCCGTGTTGCCGCTGGCGACGATTTCGGCCGAGGCAGTGGTCTGCTGGTCAAGCCAGTTATCGATTACCAGATTGCCGTTGATCCAGATACGCGACCCGTCGTCGCTGGTCAGGGTAACCCGATAGCGACCGGGTTGCACGGCCACCGCCCGCGTCCAGCGCGCCGACCAGAAATCGGCATTGACGCCGGGGCCGGGTGAGCCTTCGCCCCAGTTCTGGTTCAGATAGCGGTCATCGCGCACGAGAACCGGCGCGCCGGCCAGGTTGGGCGTGTTGAAATAGACGCCCTGCCAGTTGGGGAATTGCGGGCCAGCGTTGCCGGCGCCGATGAGGTCCCAGGTGAAGATGGCCGTCGCCATCCCGCCGTCCTCAAAGTGCTCCACGCGGAAGTCGTGGTTGCCGGCCGACATGAAGCGATCGACCGAGACGGTGTGCTCCTGGCTGGGCGTCCAACTGTCGATGACCAGTTGACCGTCGATCCAGACGCGCATCCCGTCGTCCATTGTCGCCTGGAAGCGATAGTTGCCCGCGTCGAAGGCGACGGAGCGAGTCCAGCGGACGGAGAAGTTGTCGTCGCCGACGCGGGGGTCGGGCGCGCCGCCCCACCAGCGGAAATTGATACTGTTATCCCAGCGGGTGACGACGGGCGAGCCATTGAGGTTCTGGTTGTTGAAGAATTGGCCCAGCCATTGGGCATCCTGGGCCGCGGCCGGGCGGCTGCCCAAGAGTAACAAGGCCATCGCCGACGCGAATAAGGCCGCCAACCAGGCGGAACGACGAGATAAGAGAGACATGGCTTGGGTGCTCCTTTATTGCGCAGCTGGTTGATTAAGGTGACGGAAAGGCCGCGCGATGTTGACGACTTTATTGTACAATAGACGCAGAGTTGATGTCAACGTGGCGTAGGTCATTTTACTCATTTCAGGCGCCCCAAAATAGATGTTTGATCGATTGGACACACGTTTAAGGATAGATTATGGAGTTATTGACATTTATTAATGATCATGGTTTGCCTGTTGTGGGTCTACGGCGTGGCGACGAAATTATCGACCTGTCCCCTTGTGTCTCCGACCTGCTTAGCCTGATTGACGGCGGCTCGGCCGCGCTGGAACAGGTGCGCGCCTATGCCGAAGGGGCGACGACGACCCTGCCGCTGGCCGGCGTCCGCTTGCTGGCCCCTATCCCAGTCCCCCGCCGCAACGTCATGTGCGTGGGCAAAAATTATGCCGCCCATACCCGCGAATCCTACGAGGCGCGCGGCGAAGCGGTGGAAGCCATCGACTACCCGGTCATCTTCACCAAGACGACGACCTGCGTCAACGGCCCCTATGACGATATTCCCTACGATGCCGCCGTGTCGGAGCAGATCGACTACGAGGCCGAGCTGGCGGTCATCATCGGCCGCCGCGTCAAGAACGCCACGCGCGACGAGGCGATGGCCGCCGTCTTCGGCTACACCGTGCTCAACGACGTGACCGCCCGCGACCTGCAAACATTGCACAAGCAGTTCTTCAAGGGCAAGAGCCTGGACGGCAGTTGCCCGATGGGGCCGTGGATCGTCACCGCCGACGCCGTCCCCGATCCCTACGCCCTGCGCATCACCTGCCGCGTCAACGGCCAATTGCGCCAGGACAGCGCGGCCGAGACGATGACCTTCGACATCCCGACGATCATCGGCCATCTGTCGCGCGGCATGACCCTGCTGCCGGGCGACATCATCGCCACCGGCACGCCCAGCGGTGTCGGTTTTGCCATGAAGCCGCCCGTCTTCCTGCGGCCGGGCGATGTGGTGGAGTGTGCCATTGAGGGGATTGGGGTGATTCGTAATCGGGTGGCGGGTGGCGAGTAGCGAGTAGCGAGTAGCGAGTAGCGGGTAGCGGGTCGTGCGCCACCCGCCACCCGCCACCCGCCACCCGCCACCCGCCACCCGCCACCCGCCACCCGCCACCCGCCACCCGCCACCCGCCACCCGCCACACCCGCATTGACATAGTACCCAGCCCTGATATAATTGGGAGTTGGCTGAGTGGGTTAGGGTAGGACGGCTGGAGAGAGTGTCGAAACGCCAGGATGCGACTTGTACGTGAATCTGGGGGTTTCTCAATTGCACCTCAAATGAGCTTCGTGCCCAGGGCATAGCCGGCCGCCCGGCACTGGTGGCGTGGACATTGCCCGCCAAATCCGGTGACGATAGCGACGCAAACTTGGCCGCTTATCGCGTTGTGGCGTGATAAATGGGTCGAGTTTTTTATTGAGGGTCTAGCTCATCTAAACCCACTAAATATCAACCGTTGTCAGGACGAACGTATGTCTGAAGAATCGATGAACTCCCTGGAAGATCTGCTGGACCAGCACGACTACGAATTGCCCGAACTGGGCGACATTCGTATGGGCGTGATCGTCGCCAATACGCCGCAAGGCATGATCATCGATCTGGGCTTGAAGCGGGACGGCATCGTGCCCCAATCCGATCTGGCTAAGCTGGAACCGGAAGAGCGCGAGGCGCTCAAGATCAACGACGAAGTGCCGGTCTACATTGCCCAGACCGATGACCCCGAGACGCTGGTCGTCTCGATCCACCTGGCCCGTCTGAACCAGGATTGGATCGAGGCCGAGGCCCTGCTCACCAGCGGCCAGATCTTCGAGGGCGAGGTGATCGGCTATAACAAGGGCGGCGTCATCGTGCCCTACGGCCGAATCCGCGGCTTCGTTCCCATCTCCCACCTCAGCGACGTGACGCCCGGCATGGGCGAGCGCCGCCGCCAGCAACGCCTGGCCCGTCTGCGTGGCGAATCGATCGGTGTCAAGATCATCGAGGTCGACCGCCACCGCCACCGGCTGGTCATGTCGCAGCGCGAGGCGCAAAAGGAGTGGGAGGAGAAGAAGCGCGGCGAACTGATGGAGACGTTGCAGCCGGGCGAAATCCGCACCGGCCGCATCAGCGGCATGCGCGAGTTCGGCGCGTTCGTCGACCTGGGCGGGGCTGATGGCCTCGTCCACATCTCCGAGTTGTCCTGGCATCGCATCGACCACCCGCGCGAGGTGGTCAAGCTGGGCGACGAGATCGAGGTCTACGTCCTCGGCGTCGATCAGGATTCGGGCCGCATCAGCCTGAGCCGCAAGAAGTTGCTGCCCAATCCGTGGGACACGGTAACCCAACGCTACACCCAGAATGAATTGATCGAGGGCAAGGTCACCCGCATCCTCGATTACGGCGCGTTTGCCGAGATCGAGCCAGGCGTCGAGGGCTTGCTGCATATTTCGCAGCTTTCGCGCAACGCCGTCGAAGACCCGCGCGCGGTCGTCAAGGAAGGCGAGGTGCATTTGCTGCGCATCGTCAGCATCGACCAGAAGCGCCAGCGGATCGGGCTGAGCCTGAAGGCCGTGACGACCACCGAGCAGATCGAGTGGATGGCCCAAAAGGAACTGGCCGACGCCCTGCGGCGCGAAGAAGAAGAAGCGGCCGAAGCCGCCCGTGTGCCCACCCACCACGCCGCACCCGCTCCGGCTGCTGAACCGGCTCCGGCCGATGAGTCGGTGGCCGAAGCCCAGGCCGCGGCGGCAATGCCCGTTGTTGAGGAAGCGCCGGCTATGGCCGAGGCTGCCCCGCCGGCCGTCGAAGACACAGCCGTAGCCGAGGAACCGGCGTTGAGCCAGGCGGCGGTGGAAGCTGCCCCCGAAACAGACAATGACACGGCCGAAGAAGCGGCGGAATTGGCCGCCGGCGATATCGCCTTTGTCGAACCGGTCGAGACGGTCGAGACCGTGGTCGAAGCGGATGACGCCGCCGATGCCGTCGCAGAGACGGCCG is drawn from Candidatus Promineifilum breve and contains these coding sequences:
- a CDS encoding gamma-glutamylcyclotransferase family protein: MPGVQLPIFIYGTLLPGERYHPLLRGAVAAVQTARLPRARLYDLGYFPMLIDAPDGEARGLLITLRPERYDGIMALLDRVEGIGQASWGRPLFRRERRVIVTAGGRDVIAWVYVGWPPTVAGREPIDTDWKSYVLALVKSV
- a CDS encoding S1C family serine protease, which translates into the protein MYRFHRSPLLVFFVLLALFALACQAVSLGQPQSTPVAPAAQQALVDQAVATVMAQLPETTGNGSGVAVVPVSTDMEATLIALYERVNPSVVHIFVLDDQGFTAGSGSGFVYDAGGHIVTNNHVVTGSGGLEVVFADGQRRAAEVVGSDVDSDLAVIRVESLPDGVQPLTLGDSNRVQVGQFAVAIGNPFDETGSLSLGIISGLGRSLTSDRIAEGGGRYSLPQVIQTDAAINPGNSGGPLLNLAGEVIGVNSAISTSTGTNSGVGFSIPVNAVHRVAPALIAEGVYHYPYIGVSMTSIDLAAQQELGLPQANGIYITDTTPGSPAEVAGLRASGRNDTLGTLPGGDFIIAVDGRPMSEPDDLIAFLVFDAVVGQTISLTVIRDGEQIEVPLTLGERP
- a CDS encoding 6-phosphofructokinase; the encoded protein is MRIGILTGGGDVPGLNPCIKSVVNRAVDAGHEVVGIRRGWGGLLLVDRDDPATIDRYILPLDNAAVRTIDRTGGTILHTSRTNPSKVKPGAVPDFLKDPEHPEAEAADSTPRDFTPHVLKNLEHLKIDRLIPIGGDDTLSYGERLHREGFPVVAIPKTMDNDVYGTDYCIGFSTAVTRSVQFIHQLRTSAGSHERIAVIELFGRNSGETSLISSYLAGVDRALISEVPFDPERLAALVMKDKKTNPSNYAMVTVSEGAHMVGGMVVEYGETDAYGHRKLGGIGDITGEALKKLTGENIITQKIAYLMRSGAPDALDLMVGTNYAHLAVDLIVSGSSGRMVALRDGSYTHVAMSMVTSGLKRVDVDELYDAQNYRPKVRHVLGKPMFLY
- a CDS encoding 6-phosphofructokinase, with product MKRIGILTSGGDAPGMNAALRAVVRTGLNRGLEIYAIYEGYAGMVEGGDRIKPMRWSDVGGILHLGGTIIGSARCKEFRERAGRLRATRNLLLHEIEGLVVIGGDGSLSGADVLRREWEGLVQELVDSGQVSKKSAGRSKSLAVVGIIGSIDNDMFGSDITTGADTALHRIIEATDAISSTAASHQRSFVVEVMGRHCGYLALMSAMASGADWVLIPESPPDVEDWESKMCEALKKGRQMGRRDSMVIVAEGARDKNGKPITSEHVKKALEERLGEDTRITVLGHVQRGGSPSAFDRNLSTLLGAEAVEAITTMDPAGQPLVIGMQGNKITRTPLNVALEKTRAVADAVAAKNFEEALALRGNSFSRSFDIVRTLVRASPHPPAPDQRRLRLAILHGGGPAPGMNTAARAAVRIGIDRGHIILGVRNAFRGLINNEIAELNWMDVNGWATRGGSELGTNRTIPKGRDLYAIARTLEEHQIDGILMIGGWSGYQSVLELSSQRNNYPAFDIPMVCLPATINNNLLGTELSVGADTALNSIISAVDKIKNSAVASQRAFIVEVMGYYCGYLALMGALATGAERVYLHEEGVAMRHLVQDVEDFRHAFQHGKRLGLVIRNEMANEVYTTNFMRMLFEEEGGDLFDVRQAILGHMQQGGAPSPFDRIFATRLAVNCVDYLEEQIARQESAGVCIGQVQGELKFTNLDEAPRQMDYDHSRPRKQWWMDLRPIARSLASQGPIVHGEGHRG